A section of the Alkalihalobacillus sp. LMS39 genome encodes:
- a CDS encoding UV damage repair protein UvrX produces MMMYQTMKRRTILCVDMKSFYASCSALALGLDPMECYLAVVADTTRSGSVVLAATPKLKKDFNIKTGNRLFEIPKDPRIHLVNAQMGLYLDISTQLTRFFTTYVPFEAIHVYSVDESFLQADGTERLWGNGVELAEKIREDMLREFGLTCSIGVGPNMLMSKLCLDLDAKKTGVAKWDFADLQAKLWPLPLQAMWGIGSRMEKRLNRLGIRTVGHLANFSLQKLEKEFGVMGNQLYYHAWGIDLSELGAPIMQGQISFAKGQILLRDYEKEEDIKCVLLEMCEEVGRRARKARKAGRTISLGMGYSKQQHGGGFHRSMSIDEPTNLTMDLYRTCLQLMKKHYRGEVVRQITITLSNVFDDTAQQLSLFDQNKPRQKDLSYVMDAIREKHGSTALLRAVSYTQAGTARYRSTLLGGHKA; encoded by the coding sequence ATGATGATGTATCAGACGATGAAACGGCGAACGATTCTTTGTGTGGATATGAAAAGTTTTTATGCGAGCTGTTCGGCTTTAGCATTAGGGCTTGACCCGATGGAATGTTATTTAGCTGTTGTTGCAGATACAACTCGCTCAGGGAGTGTTGTGTTAGCAGCCACCCCTAAATTAAAAAAAGATTTTAATATTAAAACAGGAAATCGCTTATTTGAAATTCCAAAAGACCCAAGAATTCATCTTGTGAATGCGCAAATGGGATTATATTTAGATATTTCAACACAGTTAACCCGTTTTTTTACAACCTATGTCCCATTTGAGGCCATTCATGTTTATAGCGTGGATGAAAGTTTTCTTCAAGCTGATGGAACAGAGCGACTGTGGGGGAATGGAGTAGAATTAGCGGAAAAAATAAGGGAAGATATGTTACGCGAATTTGGCTTAACTTGTTCAATTGGAGTCGGACCAAATATGTTAATGTCGAAGCTATGCCTTGATTTAGATGCGAAAAAAACAGGTGTGGCCAAGTGGGATTTTGCTGATTTACAAGCTAAATTATGGCCTTTGCCATTACAAGCGATGTGGGGTATTGGTTCGAGAATGGAAAAAAGATTGAATCGCTTAGGAATTCGGACAGTCGGGCATTTAGCGAACTTTAGTTTGCAAAAGCTTGAGAAAGAATTTGGTGTGATGGGAAATCAATTATATTATCATGCGTGGGGAATTGATTTGTCTGAGTTAGGAGCACCGATTATGCAAGGTCAAATTAGTTTTGCAAAAGGTCAGATTTTATTACGTGATTATGAAAAAGAAGAAGATATAAAGTGTGTGTTGTTAGAAATGTGTGAAGAAGTGGGAAGACGGGCAAGAAAAGCAAGAAAAGCAGGGCGGACGATTAGTTTAGGAATGGGATATAGTAAGCAGCAACATGGCGGTGGGTTTCATCGTTCCATGTCCATTGATGAACCAACAAATTTAACGATGGATCTTTATCGAACTTGTTTACAGTTAATGAAAAAGCATTATCGTGGTGAAGTTGTTCGTCAAATTACAATTACATTATCCAATGTCTTTGATGATACAGCTCAGCAACTTAGTTTGTTTGACCAAAATAAACCACGCCAAAAAGATTTAAGTTATGTGATGGATGCGATTCGGGAAAAGCATGGATCGACCGCGCTTCTTCGCGCGGTTTCTTATACACAAGCAGGTACAGCTCGCTATCGTTCCACACTTCTAGGTGGTCACAAAGCTTAA
- a CDS encoding manganese catalase family protein produces MFYHVKQLQYHAKPERPDAVYAKKLQEILGGQFGEISVALQYFFQGWNTRGDGKYRDLLFDTGAEEFAHVEMLATMIARLLDGAPVGDQELAAQDPVIGAVLGGMNPQHAIVSGLGAMPADSVGNPWTAKYIDASGNLLADFRANLTAESKGRLQAVRLYEMTTDPGVKDMLSFLIARDTMHQNQWYAAICELEEKENIVVPSTFPRELEKSEVAYDFYNLSKGDESSKGRWAHGPSMDGLGQFNYVATPQPYGKIPRLRPAPPYTHNTLLPAPPHHPPNLI; encoded by the coding sequence TTGTTTTATCATGTGAAGCAACTTCAATATCATGCAAAACCTGAACGTCCAGACGCGGTTTATGCAAAAAAACTGCAAGAAATCTTAGGTGGTCAATTTGGTGAAATTTCAGTTGCGCTCCAGTATTTTTTCCAAGGGTGGAATACTCGTGGAGATGGAAAATATCGCGATTTATTATTTGATACAGGGGCAGAAGAATTTGCTCATGTTGAAATGTTAGCCACGATGATTGCGCGTTTATTAGATGGTGCGCCTGTCGGGGATCAAGAACTAGCTGCCCAAGATCCTGTCATTGGGGCTGTACTAGGCGGAATGAATCCACAACATGCGATTGTTTCTGGCTTAGGGGCAATGCCTGCAGATAGTGTTGGGAATCCATGGACCGCCAAATACATCGATGCTAGCGGGAATTTATTAGCGGATTTCCGTGCGAACTTAACAGCAGAGTCAAAAGGGCGCTTGCAAGCGGTTCGTCTTTATGAAATGACGACAGACCCTGGCGTAAAAGATATGTTGTCTTTTTTAATTGCCCGCGATACAATGCATCAAAACCAATGGTATGCGGCGATTTGTGAGCTTGAAGAAAAAGAAAATATCGTTGTTCCGAGCACATTTCCTCGTGAGTTAGAGAAATCAGAAGTCGCTTATGATTTTTATAATTTATCCAAAGGGGATGAAAGTAGCAAAGGACGTTGGGCTCATGGGCCAAGTATGGACGGATTAGGGCAATTTAATTATGTTGCCACACCACAACCATATGGAAAAATTCCTCGGTTGCGTCCAGCACCACCGTATACTCACAATACATTACTTCCAGCACCACCTCATCACCCACCGAATTTAATATAA